The window GATGAGCAGCTGGATCTCCAGGCCCTACACCGGGTGCGCGATCGTTGGGTAGCAAGGCGCACTGCGGTCATGAACCAGATGCGCGGCTTCCTGCTCGAACGCGGCATCACGATGCGCAAGGGGCCTTCTCACCTGGCTGCGCAGCTGCAAATCATTTTCGGAGAAGGCAATTGCTCCTTCTCAGGACGGACGCAAGGTTTGCTTTTGGAGTTGAAGCACGAGTGGGATGAACTCGAAAGGCGGATTGAGGAAGCAAGCGCCGAACTCCAGCGGATTGCGAAACAGGATGATGCCTGCAGTCGGTTGATGGAGATCCCCGGCATCGGTCCGTTGGTGTCGACGGCACTGGTAGCGTCGGTCGGCAATGCAATCACCTTCCGAAAAGGAAGGGATCTGGCTGCATGGCTGGGCCTGGTTCCACGCCAACACTCTACCGGGGGCAGGCCGAAGTTATTAGGCATTAGCAAGCGAGGAAATGAGTATCTGCGACGCATGCTGCTGCATGGTGCTCGATCGGTGATGATGCAGGTCGAGCGTAATCCTTCGGCTCTGGGAGTATGGATTACTGATCTATCGAAGCGAAAGCATCACAACGTGACGGCAGTCGCCCTGGCTAACAAGATGGCGCGCATTGCCTGGGCGATGCTGACTCGAGGTAGCCATTACTCCGCCTCTCAGCTGGCCGTTGCCTGAGACGAGGGCAGGAAAAGACGCCCGTTGAGCGGGCTTGGAAATCAGAGAGACGATTTCCACTTTCCCAACCCTCCTGCTGCAACGATGTTTTAACACCCCTTCGGGTTTGCGAGACAAATCAATGTGTGTGTGAACGGTCAAAACCGGCGTTGCTCAAGTCTGTCTGGAAATGCGAACTTCTTGAGTTCGGCTGTCTTTGTAGACCAGCGATGCGCGGACTCCATTATGGCCAGGAGCTTGTCTCCACAAACAGGCCGGATACATTTGCGCAGACCAACCCACCCACGACAACGATTCTGCTTGCAATCTCGCGGCGGACCATACAATTTCCATGGCCTGCTTTTCACCCCGGCAATGTTGGACAAACCGCTACGCCACCCAGCACAATGCGTCGCACCCGCCCCGAGACGCATACCGTGATCGCTTGTGAACGAGTGAATTGGCGATTTAGCGCCAAAACTGGCCGCGGCCGGGAAAACGCTCCGTCTTTCGATCTCCATTCGTCAAGAGAGGTATAATTCGTTCGAATCGGCTCCGAAGAATAAGATTAGTGTGTATCTGCCAACAACCCCACGAACATTCCCACATGAGAGCAAGGCGTTACCTTGAGAGCTTCGTGCATCCATGCCATAGCCGCTTGCTTCTTAGCTGTTGCTTCTGCTCCTGGCTTGGCCGACATATGCAAGTTGCCTCCATCACAGCCGTATAACCCCTATAATTACACCGGTAGTGCCACCGACGCATCTGTATACAATCCCTATACAAGCGCTACGAACGACATCGCCGATGTCAATCACAACCCGAAAGCAGCGGGCTCTGCGCCCGGCCACTGGGTGACCAAAGACTATTTGATTAGTTGGAATCTAGATATGCAGATGGTGGGAGATTCCGGGATTTCGGCAGTCATCACGAACTCCAATGGCGACCCGGACAACACAGGAGATTTTGTATCGCTAGAGAGTAGTAGCTCTACCCCTGCATATTACGGGTGGTCAGGCGTGATCAATCACAGAATCGGCCCCGGTGAAAAGCAGCGGTACACAGAAGAGATTCAACTCTACCAGCCGAAGGGTAAGCCGCGGACCCCTAACTCCCATGAGATCCATCTCAAATATTGGGTAGCTGATGGCTTAGCACCTACGTCGCTGCTAGAGTGCCCGACCATGGAAGCATATTTGCGATCGGCATATTTTCTTGACTCTCCAGTCCCTTCTCCGGGACTCTCTTATAAAATGCGGAAGTTTACACTGCACATCCCCAAACGATTTATTGACACAATAAATCTGAATGACGTGACGATCAGCGCGGAAACCGACTCCGATGGCCCGGAATTAAGATTTAGAAACGTTGGTAAAACGTTGGCGGTTGTGAGGTGCGCAATAGAGCGCGCCGGAAACAAGCCCACTCCCGTAAGTTTGCTTCTCTATCCCGGCCAAGACAAGGAAATGGAGCACGCACTTATATCTTCAGATGGTGTTAATCAACTAATGTGTCTTACACTTGTCGCCCAAAATACAACCCTTGAAAAGAATGATGAGGCCACATCGGATCTGATTGCCAGCGTTGCTGGTGAATGGGAATCAGACAACGTTAGCTATCGTGTAACCGTGAGTGGCGACGGCTCTCAGCTTTTGATGGTCGAACGCGTCGACATAGGGTTTGGGCAGCAAGTTCTAGAGTGCAGAATGTCAGGCACTCCGATAGTTGGAGCCGGCGATCTTAAAAAGATAAGTGTGGTGATGCGATCAAGCTGCTCCACAATCTCCGGAGTTCGATACAACGGAGACTTGCCGGACGTGATTACGGCATCATGGTACGTCGAATCTGATGGCAAGGCCAAAGTTTTATATCTTAAGGCGACTCTTGGAGATGATCTGGTTGATTTGTTCACTGCGAATTTTGAAAAGTGACATAGACCATGGGCGGCAATGCGAGTCACTCATCGACGGGCTTAGACCACTCGCCGTGCAGCTCTAAAACGAAGCTCCTCCACATTGAGTTCTCCGATCTCCATGTCTCGAAAGAAAACTCTATAAAACCCTGGTGTCACCGACTCGAATCCCAACTCTTCGAAACGGAATACCTCGCTGATGAATATTCTTGTCTTGTGCCAACTGATGTCTCCGCTATTGTTCACCCTTCGCAGAAGAAGTCCCTTCGGGTAGTTGAACTCCGGCAACTTGCGTGGGAGTCGGACGGAGCTGGGCTGGTAGAAACTCGCTGGAACTTGGTTGTTCAGCCCTTCGTGCGGACGCTCATTGTTGAACACGTAGCGAAAGTTATCGAAGCGGGTCTGCTGCGCGCGAAGGGATGCCGCAGGCGGTACGGTTGTATCCTCCTTCAGCGTGCGGTGCATCCGTTCATGGCGACCGTTCTGCTGCGGTCGACCTGCTTGAATGCGCTCGTGGACGATCCCGAGCTTCATCCAGCCGAGTGAGAGCTTCGACAGACCGAGTAGCCCTGTTCCCGCAAACGGTGCCCCGTTGTCCGTCCTTATTCGTGCTGGAACCCCGTACTCCCGCATGGCTGCTTCGCAGATTGCTCGAACCTGGCCAAGGTCGATACGTGAGACGATCTGGCAACGAATCAAGTAACGGCTATGCGCGTCGGTGATGGTAAACGGATCGCATCGCTTGCCGTCGCCAGTCGCGAAGTAGCCCTTGAAATCCATGCACCACAGCTGATTCGGACCCGTAACCAAAGAGAACGGTTCTGAGCATGGCGTGGTGCGTTTTCTTCTTCTCTGCGGACTGGTCAAGCCCGCGCGGCTCAAGATGTTGCCGAATGTGCTAGCTGCAGGCCATACCACGTCTGGTTGCAGCATTTCCAGCCTTGCCTTGAGTTTGCGTGCGCCCCAGGACGGATGCTTGGCACGAAGGACGAGGATGGCGTTCTCCATCGGCTCGAGCGTCGCGTGCGAACAGGTATGCGGTCGGCGGCTGCGATCCACGAGTCCCTCTGGCCCCGTCTCGTTGTAACGGTTGATCCAACGGTAGGCCGTTGGACGTGAGATCCCATAGACGCGACACAGGTCCGCTACTGACATCTCTTCCTTCTGATAACTCGATAGAAACTGCAAACGTTGATCCAAGATTCGACTCTCTTTCCAGGGCATACAACATCGTGAGGCGTGCCCAAATAGCAAGAATCCGTACCCGTCGCGCTCCGCTGTAAACCATGTCTCCGGTCTGTTTTGTAACGGAAGTGCTAAGTACGCTCAGGGGCGCTGCCCCGATCGCGCGGCGCAAGGGTATCCCCAATCTTCCGCGCTTCGCTTGTGCAGACCGGCCTTCGGCCGCCTCCGCTTTGCTCCGGTGGGGAGACCCCTCCCCTTGCGCCTTGCTACCCCCGCCTTCGCCAGGTGGCGTTCGGCATGTACATGCCGCGTTTCAACGCGGACGTGCAGCAGCCAAACCCAAGGAGGAAGCACCCATGAACACCACCAGCAGCGTTACCCCAATCAGCGAAACCCCTAAACAACCGCAGCAACGGCAGACCGCCAAAGACATCATCGCCGCCAACGTCAAGAGCCTTATCGAACAGCTTGAGGCTGGACACTCGGATGCACTCACCGCCTACCTCGACGCAATGAGCCGATTCCACAACTACAGCTTCGGGAACATTTTGGAGATTGCACGGCAGAGGCCGGACGCAACCCGCGTTGCAGGTCTCTATGCGTGGAACCAGCTTGGACGCAAAGTGATGAAAGGGCAGAAAGGTATTCGCATTCTGGCCCCGATTATCGGCATCAAGCGCAAGAAGGACGAAGAGGCCGAGCGAGACATCACCAAGCAGAACACCCGCGTCCTCGTCGGTTTCCGCAATGCCTATGTCTTCGATGTATCGCAGACCGAAGGCGCGGAGCTTCCCACCATGCGCGAGATGAGCGGCATGGTTGGCGAGAACCGCGACCGTCTCGTTTCGTTCATCAAGCATCAGGGCATCGAGCTCGTCTTTAGCGAGAAGATTGCTCCCGCACTTGGCATCAGCTACGGCGGACGCATCGCCATCTACCCCGGCCAGTCCGAGGCCGAGGAGTTTTCAACCCTTGTCCATGAACTCGCGCATGAGATGTTGCACAAGGCCGAACGTCGTACGACGACAACCAAAGTCGTGAAGGAGACGGAGGCCGAGGCGATTGCCTTTGTCATCGGCAAGGCCGTAGGACTTGAAACCGGAACGGCGAGCGCCGACTACATCAATCTCTATCATGGCAACGCCTCACTGTTGGCCGAGAGCTTGGAGGTTATCCAGCAGACCTCCGGCGTCATCCTCGCCGCATTGCAGCCGCCGACCGAAGAACAGGCGGCGATGCCCGATGCAGAACTGGCGAAGGTGGCCTAATGCAGACCATCCTTCGCATCCTCAAACAGGCCGGAGGTTGGCACCACGGCCTGTACCTCAAGATCGAGAACCCGCCTTATATGGCGTTGGTGATCGAGGCAACGGACGAGTCAGGCCCATGCGGTCTACCTGCAATCTCTGTCTGTCACTACGGCGAACAGAACGGCGACCTCATGCGCGACCCGGAGATGTGTTTCGAGCTTGGATTCGCGGACGGACCACACCTGAACGCTTTCTATTACCGGAACGACTATGTAGGCGTGGAGCAGTGGAGCCGCAATATCGTCCGCGACCACTACGTTTACCTCGTCAGCTTGCACCAGCAGCATGAGCGATTCGCCAAGGTGTGGGACAACAACCTGCGATTGCAGGGCTTCGCTGAGGCCTTTGAGCAGCAGCAGTCCCCAGGCGCCTAACCCTTTCCCGCCCGGAGCGGATAGGAGAGCGCGTCCGCTTCACAACACCCAACGCAGTCCAACCGCTCAAGGAGAGCAGCCATGCAAGATAGCAGCGCATTCCAATTTCTCGCCATCGACACCATCCACGAATCCACCACCAACCCCCGCCGCACGTTCGATGAAGCCAAGCTCAGGGAACTCGCCGAGTCCATCAAGCACAATGGCCTCATCCAACCCATCACCGTCCGGCCCAACAACGAAGGCTTCGAGATCGTCGCGGGAGCAAGGCGATTCCGTGCCGCTCAGATTGCGGAGCTTTTCTCCATTCCCGCCCGTATCGTCGAGATCGACGATGCAAAGGCGCTCGAATGGCAGCTAGTGGAGAACAGCCAGCGCGTGGACGTTCACCCTTACGAGGAGGCGCAGGGATTCCAGCGCTTGCTGGACATCCCCGGTTACGACGTTGCCGCCTTGGTCGAGAAGTCAGGCAAGAGCGCAAGTCACGTCTACGCCCGTCTGTCCCTCTTACAACTCATCCCCGCCGTGGCCGAGGCGTTCACCCAGGAGCGCATCACGGCCAGCCACGCCAACCTTATCGCCCGTTTGCCGCAAGAGAGCCAGGCCGACGCCTTCGAGCAGTGCTGGCGCAAGGACTGGCAGGACAAGGAGCCACACCTGCTACCCGCCAAGCATGTTGCCGCGTGGATACAGGCCAACCTCTATCTGCCCCTCGCGGATGCACCGTTCGACCGCGAAGACCCAACCCTCAACACCAGTGCCGGAGCTTGCGTCACTTGCCCCCGTCGCAGCGGATACAACACCGCACTTTTTGCTGACGTGGTTTCTGACCAGTGCCTTGATTCAAGCTGCTACCACAGCAAAGTTAAGGCTTTCCTAGACCGTGAGATTGCCGCTCATCCCGGACTTGTCCAAATCGAGAACGGCTGGCGCAACCCCAAGGAACAGCGACCCGGAGCGGTGCAGCGCGGCCATGTTCGGGAGCTTGACGCAGTGATCGAAAACCCGGAGGCGGAACCCGTGATACCGTGCGAAGCCGCCAAACCTGCCATCGTCGTCTACGGCAAGCAGCTTGGTCGCAAGTTGACCGTTTGCACCGACAAGCATTGCCCAGTCCATGACCCACAGGCAGCAGCCGAAGCAGCAGCCCATCCCGTCCCGACAATGGCACCCGCACCGGAGATTGAGACGGAGGAGGAAGCCGCGCAACGCGAAGCCGAGCACGAACAACGCATGGCCGAGTATAAGGCGGAACAGGAACGCAAAGAGGAGGAGCGCAAAGCCGAGTTCGACCGTCAGCAGAAGGAATACGAGGCCGAGCAAGCCCGCCGCGACAAACAGCGCAAGGCGAGAGTTGCCACGTTCGAGCGCATCATCGAACAGGCTCCCGCGTCATTCAGCCCAGCACAGATGCGCGTCTTCCTTCGTTTGCTCATTCACTTGGACTACAGCTTCCTTGAGGAGGTGGCGTCTCACTTCGCAAACGGGGATGAGAACTCGCAACAGTCGGACGATGAGATCGTGTTGGCCGCATTGGACGGCACCGCAGACGAGAAGCTGACTGGCCTCGCCTTGCGCCTAGTCCTCTCTGACCACGTCGGCATCCCTCACGAAAGCCAACCGGACTTGCTCACTGAGGCCGAGCAGGTGTTCGCACCGAAGAAGCCCAAGGCCATCAAAGCCAAGGCCGAAGGTTCCAACAAGCCGAAGCCAACAGCCGCGAAAGTTAGAGCAAAGAAAGAAACGACCAGAAAGAAAGCAGCGTAGACCCCTTTCATTCTGGCCCCGGATTCGTCCGGGGCCGGTTTGTGTATCGACTGCCCCGAAATCGAGCTGGGAGACACCCCTTCGGTTTCTCCCAGATCGTTCTTCTGCAACTTCCCTAGTCCGCTGCGGGGCAATAGTGACACTGGACTGAACTCAAAAGGGCTACAAAGCTTTAGGCCCAATTAGGCTTCTTAGCTCAACCGAAGAGCTATACCTTGAGGGTGCACGAGTATTGTGCTGGCGACGACTGTCACGTCCGCCAAACCGCCGCATCGTTAGAAAGGACCTCCATGCCCGCCTTCGTTGTATTCATCCGCGAGAGCACTTCTAGCGAAGCTGAGATGGAGATTTACGGCAAGCTCGCGCTGCCTACCCTCGCCGGGCGGCCGGCGAAACCGCTGGCATTTTATGGCAAACTCGAGGTTCTAGAAGGGCCAGAATTTGAGGGCGCGGTGATTCTTGAATTTCCCTCTATGGGGGAAGCAAAGATGTGGTATGAAAGCCCTGAATATCAGGCCGCAGCGGAGCATCGTAAAGCAGCATCTAGCTTCAGAGTTTTCATTTTGGAAGGCAAGAACGTTTGAGCAGTTTCGCCAGCTGTCATAGGTGCGACGCCCAGACTCTTGATGCATTAGCTTCCTTTGGTGAGAAAGATCGCCTTACCTGGAACGATCAAGACGATTTCAGTGCCTCCCGGCTGTGAAGTTTTTAAGTCCAGATAGGCTCCGATACGAGTTGCTCTGTCGCGTATGCAAGACAAGCCATAATGGCCCGCTTTGCCTTCGTGCAGAATGTCAGAGTCGATACCTCTTCCGTTATCCAAAATCCTTAAGGTCAAGTCTTGACCGTAAGATAGGTAGACCTGCAGAAGAGTAGCCTCCGAATGCGTGAGGGCATTGCGTATGCCTTCATAGGCAATCCTATAAACCTCGTCGCACACAATCGGATGAATGTCTCTTACTGTCCCATCCACGAAGAGTTCCGCTTGCATCCGATCGTCTAGCAGACTTTCGTCAATTGCAGCACGAATCGCGTTAGCGAGATCGTTAGACGCTTTGTTCGAAATATGGAGCGAACTCAAAGCGGCCCTCCCCTCAGCCGCTGCTTGTCCGAGCAACTTAGAGAGATGTTGGAGCACAGATTTCATTCCGGCAATGTCATCCGACCGCTCGAGCGCCTGGTCCGTCGCGAGCTTACTGACGCTAATTGTTTGAAGCAGAGTGTCGTGCAGGTCGTGGGCAACGCGTACGCGCTCATCCAAGCGTTCGCTAAATCGTGCGCGCATCGAGGCGGCGATTCTCTCGACCCTCAGGCGATATCCTTGCCAGACAATGACGAGTGCAACTAGCCCGCATAAGCAGCGGAACCAGATCGTCTGGTAGAACGCCGGCAGAAGTGTCAGATTCACGCTCGCGCCAGTTTCGTTCCACAGTCCGTCACCGTTGGAAGCTAAGACCCGCAATCTGTAGCCGCCCGGAGGAAGACCCGTGTAGAAGGCCTGTCGCCGTGTCCCGGCTTCTTGCCATTCTTTATCGTAATTCTCCAGTTTGTATCGAAATTGGACGCGTTCGGGAAACGCAAAGCTCGGAGCCGTATAGTTGATCTCCAGGTTCCCCGCGGATGGACTGAGGCGGAGACCGTTAGTGGCTAGATACGCGTGTCCTCCCGAAACGATTGTCTTGATCGAGACCGGCGGCGGAACGTGGTTCATCTTTGCGTCGAAATCTGCTGGATTAACCCAGAACAGCCCTTTCGAAGTGACGAACCAAATTTCACCGGTCGCCGACTGAACCATCGACGGTTCCGGCCATCTTTCTACGGCAAGGCTGGGAAGACCATCAGTGAAATCTATCCGATCCGCCGATATCGCATAGTCTGGGCGAGCAAGCCATTTCTTTAATTCGTCTTTCGGAACGCGTAGTACTCCGGAGGTCCCGTTTGCCCAAAGCTCTCCGGCCGCGGTTTCAACCAGACCGTTCACTTTTCCCGGGTTCTGCGCGTCCTTCCAGCGCATGAATTGGAATTTCCCGTCCGAAAAGAGAGCGATTCCGAGAGACCCGCCCATCCATACGTGGCTGCCCCGCACGGCGATCGCAAAGACTGGAAACATTGGCTTATCGTCTGGGAATTGATATCGATGGTATTCGCTGCCGTCCCACTTCACTAACGTTCTCGAGAATGCGAACCAAACGTTACCGTTGGCATCATCTGTCATTGCTCCAATTACGCCGGGCTTTCTTCCCAACAGTTGGGTCAACTTTGTCCAGCTATTACCGACTCGGTGGTACGACTCGGGAGTGAATGTCGAAATCCATACCTCGTGGTTTTTGTCGACTGCTATATCCGCTGCACTCTGAACGTCTCCCACGGGAAAGGCCACCGGTAAAGGAGCACCTCGTTCAATCCGCCACAGATGCTCCTGTCCCGTGCCGGACGACCAAATTGTTCCATCGGATGTTCGACGAAGAGCGATGCAGTTCTTGGTCTCGGGGAAGATTTGTATGTGGCCGTCACTGAAGAGGTGAGATAGTGGCTGCTCTCGACTTCCGAACCAGACGCCTCCGTTATCGTCAGCAGCTATAGCAAGCTGGCGTTCTGGGGAGGTAGGGAGGGCAACCGTGGTGAAAACGTTCCTACGTAGTTGGTCGAGACCTGAAAAGGTGGCGACCCAGATGTTGCCTTCTTTGTCGAGTAGCAAATCTGAGACCACACTTGAACTCAGACCCTGCTTGACCGTGAACGCCTGTGAATCGACCGCTCTGAGCGGCTCCTCCATCTTGTACTGCTCTACGCTCACGAAATGACTTAGGCCTGTGGGAGACCCGGCCCAGAGGCTTCCATCCGGAGAAAACGTGAAATCTCCGAATTGAGACGGCGGACTGAGATCCCTAGTTGGGGAAGCTCTCGGACTCGGACCATTCGAGGACCCTGCCACTCGACGTAATCCTCCGAGATCCGAGAGCCAGATGGAGCCGTCAGGAGCCTGTTTCAGGAACGCGCGTTGGCCGCTCGTTCCTGCACCGGCCAAGGTTTGCTCAAACCTGGCCTGGCCCCGTGGCAGAAAATACAATCCACCAACCGGCCACTTGACCCAGAGTGTCCCCGCCCGATCCAGAAGAATTGCCCACGGAAAGCCGGCTGGAAATGAAGGATTGTTGCGAATCGCTTCGCATGTTCCGTTTTTCAAACGGTAGAGCCCGGACGAGCCCGCAATCCAAAGAGTTCCGTCATCGTCCTCCTCTATGTTTCCAGTCTTCGCTTGTGCAGGCGTACATCGCCGGTCGGGATACCGAGTCACCGTATTGTTTTTCCATCGAAGCAAACCGCTGTTTACTGTCGTCAGCCAAACGTTTCCCGAAGGCGATGCATACGCGTAATCGATCTCTGCATTGTGGACAGCCCCATTGGTGACTTCGTCCAGGGATTCGAAACGCACACCGTCAAATCGAAAAACACCTTTCGCCGTTGTCAACCATAGAAAGCCATCGGGGGCTTGCTGCGCAGCGAAGACCGCACTGAGACCTTTCTCGACAGTCCACGAAGTATGGTGAAATTGTTCAACATCCGGGACCTGAGATTGGGCATACTCAACGACGAGACCGATCAGAGCGAATGCGCATAGAGAAGCGGGTGCGATGCGCCATACGGAGTTCGATCTCTTCGCTCTATTTGGCACGTCCCGGAATCCTCTAACTCGCTCAAAATTAGAATGATGGCGATAACTAAAATCTAGTCGTTGTTGCGCGGGGCAGCCATACTTTATAAGCTTAGCGCTATGCTTTCCAAGCATAGTGGATGCCGTGTAGGAAATTATGGAACTCAGACATCTCAGATATTTCGTTGCCGTTGCCGAAGCCGGTAGCTTCAAGGTCGCTGCGGAGAAAAAGTTGCACACGACGCAGCCTTCTCTGAGCAGGCAGATTAGTGATCTGGAGGATGAAATTGGCGCCAGGTTGGTCATACGAACCTCAAAGGGAATTGAGCTCACGTCAGCCGGACAGGTCTTCCTCGATCACGCCAGGGTAGTTCTTTCGCAAATTGAAGTGGGCGTGGAAGCCGCGCGCCGTCTTGCGGACCCGGCCAAGCCCTATTTTGTGCTCGGCTTTCTGACGGGACATGAATCGACTTGGCTGCCCGCAGCGCTGCAACTCTTGAGGGATCAACTTCCTGGTGCTCATGTCGTCGTCTCTAGCCAGGTGTCTCCGCACTTGGCCGTTGCGATTTCAGGTGGACGCATGGACGCAGCGTTCATGAGGAGGGAGGAGGGCGCATCCGATCTTGAGTTCCGTCTCCTCGCGAAGGAACCGCTGGAGGTGTTTATGCGAAATGACCACCGCCTGGCTGCGATGAGTGAGATAGATCCGAGAGAGATCGTCAACGAAACATTCATCAGTGTGTCGGGAAAGGCTCTGAGCGGCAAGGGAACAGCTCCCGCATTACGAGTAGTGATCGATCGGTACCTCAGCGACTGTAGATTACATATCAGGCCGAGCCACGAGGTGGACAATCTTGCGGGGGCTATGTCTCTGATTGATTCAACCCGCGGGGTCGCGCTGCTGCCGGTATACGCAAAGAACCTGCTATCCGGTCCCGTAACGAGTCGGCCTCTTATTGATAAGGCTCCGACAATCGATCTCTGCCTCGGCTTCAAGAAAACTAATGAATCACCTCTCCTGAAACACCTACTATCCCGTCTAGATGAACTTATCTCGCGGGCCTCCTCGGGAACGCGTTGATGAATTACTCGGAGGGCAGTTTCAATCGGCTTCGAGATTCTAGTTACGGGAAAGCTCTTCTCAGGTAAGCGATCACTTGGACTCAGCAAGGAATTCCATAAACTGATCGATCTTCTTCTTGGTTGACGCCGGCACCACGGATGAATTCTCTTCGAGACAAAGGCCAGAGAAAAACGTAAAAATCATATCGCTTAGCAGTCCAGGATTTGACTT is drawn from Edaphobacter lichenicola and contains these coding sequences:
- a CDS encoding IS110 family RNA-guided transposase, yielding MEITTLGIDLSKTTFHVIGLNARGEIVLRKKFSRKQLLVFTANRQQILIGTEACGGAHYLARALREQGHDVRLMPAQYVKPYVKTNKNDYLDAEAIAEAVQRPTMRFVPIKTDEQLDLQALHRVRDRWVARRTAVMNQMRGFLLERGITMRKGPSHLAAQLQIIFGEGNCSFSGRTQGLLLELKHEWDELERRIEEASAELQRIAKQDDACSRLMEIPGIGPLVSTALVASVGNAITFRKGRDLAAWLGLVPRQHSTGGRPKLLGISKRGNEYLRRMLLHGARSVMMQVERNPSALGVWITDLSKRKHHNVTAVALANKMARIAWAMLTRGSHYSASQLAVA
- a CDS encoding IS481 family transposase, whose translation is MPWKESRILDQRLQFLSSYQKEEMSVADLCRVYGISRPTAYRWINRYNETGPEGLVDRSRRPHTCSHATLEPMENAILVLRAKHPSWGARKLKARLEMLQPDVVWPAASTFGNILSRAGLTSPQRRRKRTTPCSEPFSLVTGPNQLWCMDFKGYFATGDGKRCDPFTITDAHSRYLIRCQIVSRIDLGQVRAICEAAMREYGVPARIRTDNGAPFAGTGLLGLSKLSLGWMKLGIVHERIQAGRPQQNGRHERMHRTLKEDTTVPPAASLRAQQTRFDNFRYVFNNERPHEGLNNQVPASFYQPSSVRLPRKLPEFNYPKGLLLRRVNNSGDISWHKTRIFISEVFRFEELGFESVTPGFYRVFFRDMEIGELNVEELRFRAARRVV
- a CDS encoding ArdC family protein, which codes for MNTTSSVTPISETPKQPQQRQTAKDIIAANVKSLIEQLEAGHSDALTAYLDAMSRFHNYSFGNILEIARQRPDATRVAGLYAWNQLGRKVMKGQKGIRILAPIIGIKRKKDEEAERDITKQNTRVLVGFRNAYVFDVSQTEGAELPTMREMSGMVGENRDRLVSFIKHQGIELVFSEKIAPALGISYGGRIAIYPGQSEAEEFSTLVHELAHEMLHKAERRTTTTKVVKETEAEAIAFVIGKAVGLETGTASADYINLYHGNASLLAESLEVIQQTSGVILAALQPPTEEQAAMPDAELAKVA
- a CDS encoding DUF6908 domain-containing protein; the protein is MQTILRILKQAGGWHHGLYLKIENPPYMALVIEATDESGPCGLPAISVCHYGEQNGDLMRDPEMCFELGFADGPHLNAFYYRNDYVGVEQWSRNIVRDHYVYLVSLHQQHERFAKVWDNNLRLQGFAEAFEQQQSPGA
- a CDS encoding ParB/RepB/Spo0J family partition protein produces the protein MQDSSAFQFLAIDTIHESTTNPRRTFDEAKLRELAESIKHNGLIQPITVRPNNEGFEIVAGARRFRAAQIAELFSIPARIVEIDDAKALEWQLVENSQRVDVHPYEEAQGFQRLLDIPGYDVAALVEKSGKSASHVYARLSLLQLIPAVAEAFTQERITASHANLIARLPQESQADAFEQCWRKDWQDKEPHLLPAKHVAAWIQANLYLPLADAPFDREDPTLNTSAGACVTCPRRSGYNTALFADVVSDQCLDSSCYHSKVKAFLDREIAAHPGLVQIENGWRNPKEQRPGAVQRGHVRELDAVIENPEAEPVIPCEAAKPAIVVYGKQLGRKLTVCTDKHCPVHDPQAAAEAAAHPVPTMAPAPEIETEEEAAQREAEHEQRMAEYKAEQERKEEERKAEFDRQQKEYEAEQARRDKQRKARVATFERIIEQAPASFSPAQMRVFLRLLIHLDYSFLEEVASHFANGDENSQQSDDEIVLAALDGTADEKLTGLALRLVLSDHVGIPHESQPDLLTEAEQVFAPKKPKAIKAKAEGSNKPKPTAAKVRAKKETTRKKAA
- a CDS encoding DUF1330 domain-containing protein, whose product is MPAFVVFIRESTSSEAEMEIYGKLALPTLAGRPAKPLAFYGKLEVLEGPEFEGAVILEFPSMGEAKMWYESPEYQAAAEHRKAASSFRVFILEGKNV
- a CDS encoding ATP-binding protein, which gives rise to MRWKDAQNPGKVNGLVETAAGELWANGTSGVLRVPKDELKKWLARPDYAISADRIDFTDGLPSLAVERWPEPSMVQSATGEIWFVTSKGLFWVNPADFDAKMNHVPPPVSIKTIVSGGHAYLATNGLRLSPSAGNLEINYTAPSFAFPERVQFRYKLENYDKEWQEAGTRRQAFYTGLPPGGYRLRVLASNGDGLWNETGASVNLTLLPAFYQTIWFRCLCGLVALVIVWQGYRLRVERIAASMRARFSERLDERVRVAHDLHDTLLQTISVSKLATDQALERSDDIAGMKSVLQHLSKLLGQAAAEGRAALSSLHISNKASNDLANAIRAAIDESLLDDRMQAELFVDGTVRDIHPIVCDEVYRIAYEGIRNALTHSEATLLQVYLSYGQDLTLRILDNGRGIDSDILHEGKAGHYGLSCIRDRATRIGAYLDLKTSQPGGTEIVLIVPGKAIFLTKGS
- a CDS encoding LysR substrate-binding domain-containing protein yields the protein MLGFLTGHESTWLPAALQLLRDQLPGAHVVVSSQVSPHLAVAISGGRMDAAFMRREEGASDLEFRLLAKEPLEVFMRNDHRLAAMSEIDPREIVNETFISVSGKALSGKGTAPALRVVIDRYLSDCRLHIRPSHEVDNLAGAMSLIDSTRGVALLPVYAKNLLSGPVTSRPLIDKAPTIDLCLGFKKTNESPLLKHLLSRLDELISRASSGTR